A single genomic interval of Pan paniscus chromosome 18, NHGRI_mPanPan1-v2.0_pri, whole genome shotgun sequence harbors:
- the LOC134728409 gene encoding polycystin-1-like protein 2, with the protein MNNTRKAQPLAMGCVFLEPQCVECDSRVGCFITDGNSKLVGSAQIRQVRVRESSCPLAQQLQASLNGCRAPYSLDAEDLADYGEGWNATALSNGSSFPQAWQYQSQDQRQGYPIWGKLTVYRGGGYVVPLGTDRQSTSSSQVMLMLLVWALHFENLCSDGQEMRSATISQRGLQNVTTPSSSSVGLVAQGAEQKQREKLRQEQCPNATLSCRILRYLFDNTWLDALTRAVFVEFTVYNANVNLFCIVTLTLETSALGTFFTHPALQSLRLYPFTDGWHPFVVAAELIYFLFLLYYMVVQGKRMRKQTWGYFCSKWNLLELAIILASWSALAVFVKRAVLAERDLQRCRNHREEGISFSETAAADAALGYIIAFLVLLSTVKLWHLLRLNPKMNMITAALRRAWGNISGFIIVILTMLLAYSIASNLIFGWKLRSYKTLFDAAETMISLQLGIFNYEEVLDYSPVLGSFLIGSCIVFMTFVVLNLFISVILVAFSEEQKYYQLSEEGEIVDLLLMKILSFLGIKCKRKEPGSSREQPGSLSQTRHSQPAQALPKV; encoded by the exons ATGAACAACACGAGAAAAGCCCAGCCTCTTGCCATGGGATGCGTGTTCTTGGAACCACAGTGTGTTGAGTGTGACTCTCGTGTAGGAT gctTTATCACTGATGGGAACTCCAAGCTGGTTGGCAGTGCCCAGATTCGTCAAGTGAGGGTCCGGGAAAGCTCTTGCCCTCTTGCCCAGCAGCTGCAGGCGTCTCTCAACGGATGCCGTGCACCATATTCCCTGGATGCTGAAGACCTGGCAGACTATGGGGAAGGCTGGAATGCCACCGCCCTCAGTAATGGCAGTAGCTTTCCCCAGGCTTGGCAGTACCAGAGCCAGGACCAACGTCAAGGGTATCCCATCTGGGGCAAACTCACTGTGTACCGGGGAGGAGGCTACGTGGTCCCCTTGGGGACTGATCGCCAAAGCACGTCAAG ctcccaggtgatgctgatgctgctggtgtgGGCACTACACTTTGAGAATCTCTGCTCTGATGGCCAGGAGATGAGGAGTGCCACCATATCACAGCGTGGGCTACAAAATGTGACCACTCCCAGCAGCAGCTCTGTTGGCCTGGTGGCCCAGGGAGCAGAGCAGAAACAGAGGGAGAAGTTGAGACAGGAA CAATGCCCCAATGCCACTCTTTCCTGCAGAATTCTCCGCTATCTCTTTGACAACACCTGGCTGGACGCCTTGACCAGAGCTGTGTTTGTGGAGTTCACTGTCTACAACGCCAACGTCAACCTGTTCTGCATTGTCACGCTGACGCTAGAGACCAGCGCTCTGG GCACCTTCTTTACGCACCCGGCCCTGCAGAGCCTTCGCCTGTACCCCTTCACCGACGGCTGGCACCCCTTCGTGGTAGCGGCAGAGCTCATctacttcctcttcctcctctactACATGGTGGTGCAG GGCAAGCGCATGAGGAAGCAGACGTGGGGCTATTTCTGCAGCAAGTGGAATCTTCTGGAGCTGGCCATCATCCTGGCCAGCTGGAGCGCCCTGGCGGTGTTTGTGAAGAGGGCTGTCCTGGCCGAAAGGGACCTCCAGCGCTGCCGGAACCACAGGGAGGA AGGCATCAGCTTCAGTGAGACAGCAGCAGCCGATGCTGCCCTTGGCTACATCATTGCCTTCCTGGTACTCCTGTCCACAGTGAAGCTTTGGCATCTGCTCAGGTTGAATCCCAAAATGAACATGATTACGGCAGCCCTACGCCGTGCCTGGGGCAACATTTCAGGCTTTATCATTGTCATCCTTACCATGCTCCTGGCTTACTCCATCGCG TCGAACTTAATATTTGGTTGGAAACTCCGTTCCTACAAAACCCTCTTTGATGCGGCGGAGACGATGATCAGCCTTCAGCTGGGAATCTTCAACTACGAGGAG GTCCTGGACTATAGCCCAGTGCTTGGCTCCTTCCTCATTGGGTCCTGCATCGTTTTTATGACATTTGTGGTGCTGAACCTGTTTATCTCTGTCATTCTGGTGGCCTTCAGTGAGGAGCAAAAATACTATCAG